In Anaerobacillus isosaccharinicus, one genomic interval encodes:
- a CDS encoding FxsA family protein produces MLKLFILLLIVVPALEIGVLVLSGNTIGIPWTILLVIFTGVLGAWLAKKEGLQTIRLAQLQLQQGQVPSGVILDGLCILVGGFGLLTPGFITDAMGFFLLFPNTRAIAKAFFQKLFNRMLQNGSIIFINRR; encoded by the coding sequence ATGCTAAAACTTTTTATTTTACTATTAATTGTCGTTCCAGCATTGGAAATTGGAGTCTTAGTTCTATCAGGTAATACTATAGGTATTCCTTGGACAATCCTTCTCGTGATTTTTACAGGTGTTTTAGGCGCATGGCTAGCGAAAAAAGAGGGTTTGCAAACGATACGGTTAGCACAGCTCCAATTACAACAAGGCCAAGTTCCTAGTGGTGTTATTTTAGATGGCTTGTGTATTTTGGTTGGGGGATTCGGTTTATTAACCCCAGGATTTATCACAGATGCAATGGGTTTCTTTCTCCTTTTCCCTAATACTAGGGCTATTGCAAAAGCCTTTTTCCAAAAACTATTTAATCGAATGTTACAAAACGGTTCGATTATTTTTATTAATCGACGATAG